A window of Bos taurus isolate L1 Dominette 01449 registration number 42190680 breed Hereford chromosome 19, ARS-UCD2.0, whole genome shotgun sequence contains these coding sequences:
- the SEC14L1 gene encoding SEC14-like protein 1 translates to MVQKYQSPVRVYKHPFELIMAAYERRFPTCPLIPMFVDSDTVNEFRSEDGAIHVIERRCKLDIDAPRLLKKIAGVDYVYFIQKNSLNSRERTLHIEAHNETFSNRVIINELCCYSVHPENEDWTCFEQSASLDIKSFFGFESTVEKIAMKQYTSNIKKGKEIIEYYLRQLEEEGITFVPRWTPPAAAPSLETSLSCKKPAASLTVVVPDPTLKEGLSGEPLSTPSGAAEPTAGTPDDKLDADYIKRYLGDLTPLQESCLIRLRQWLQETHKGKIPKDEHILRFLRARDFNIDKARETMCQSLTWRKQHQVDYILDTWHPPQVLQDYYAGGWHHHDKDGRPLYVLRLGQMDTKGLVRALGEEALLRYVLSINEEGLRRCEENTKVFGRPISSWTCLVDLEGLNMRHLWRPGVKALLRIIEVVEANYPETLGRLLILRAPRVFPVLWTLVSPFIDDNTRRKFLIYAGNDYQGPGGLLDYIDKEIIPDFLSGECMCEVPEGGLVPKSLYRTAEELENEDLKLWTETIYQSASVFKGAPHEILIQIVDASSVITWDFDVCKGDIVFNIYHSKRSPQPPKKDSLGAHSITSPGGNNVQLIDRVWQLGRDYSMVESPLICKEGESVQGSHVTRWPGFYILQWKFHSTPACAATNLPRVDDVLASLQVSSHKCKVMYYTEVIGSEDFRGSMTSLESSHSGFSQLSAATTSSSQSHSSSMISR, encoded by the exons GCCTATGAAAGGAGGTTCCCTACGTGTCCTTTGATTCCAATGTTTGTGGACAGTGACACTGTGAATGAATTCAGGAGTGAAGATGGGGCTATTCACGTTATAGAAAGGCGCTGCAAACTGGATATAGATGCTCCTCGACTGCTGAAAAAG aTTGCAGGAGTTGATTACGTTTATTTTATCCAGAAAAACTCACTGAACTCTCGGGAACGTACTTTGCACATTGAGGCCCATAATGAAACGTTTTCTAACCGGGTCATCATTAACGAGCTCTGCTGCTACAGC GTTCACCCTGAAAATGAAGACTGGACCTGTTTTGAACAGTCAGCAAGTTTAGATATTAAATCTTTCTTTGGTTTTGAAAGTACAGTAGAAAAAATTGCAATGAAACAATATACCAGCAACATTAAAAAA GGCAAGGAAATCATCGAGTATTACCTTCGTCAGTTAGAGGAAGAAGGCATCACATTTGTGCCCCGCTGGACTCCACCTGCCGCCGCCCCCTCTTTGGAGACGTCCTTGTCCTGCAAGAAACCAGCAGCGTCACTGACTGTCGTCGTGCCTGACCCCACGCTCAAGGAAGGGCTGAGCGGCGAGCCCCTCAGCACCCCGAGTGGGGCAGCCGAGCCCACCGCAGGGACCCCGGACG ACAAACTAGATGCAGACTacatcaagagatacctgggcgACCTGACTCCACTGCAGGAGAGCTGCTTGATCCGGCTTCGCCAGTGGCTCCAGGAGACCCACAAGGGCAAG ATCCCGAAAGATGAGCATATTCTCCGGTTCTTACGCGCCCGGGACTTCAACATCGACAAGGCCAGAGAGACCATGTGTCAGTCTCTGACTTGGCGCAAGCAACACCAGGTGGACTACATCCTCGATACCTGGCACCCGCCCCAGGTCCTGCAGGACTACTACGCGGGCGGCTGGCACCATCACGACAAAG ACGGCCGGCCCCTCTACGTGCTCCGGCTGGGGCAGATGGACACCAAAGGCCTGGTGAGGGCTCTCGGCGAGGAGGCCCTGCTGAGATAC GTTCTTTCCATCAACGAAGAAGGCCTGCGACGGTGTGAAGAGAACACTAAGGTCTTCGGCCGGCCTATCAG CTCCTGGACCTGCCTGGTGGACCTGGAGGGGCTGAACATGCGGCACCTGTGGAGGCCGGGCGTGAAGGCGCTGCTGCGCATCATCGAGGTGGTGGAGGCCAACTACCCCGAGACACTGGGCCGCCTGCTGATCCTGCGCGCCCCCCGCGTGTTCCCCGTGCTCTGGACGCTG GTTAGTCCATTCATTGACGACAACACCAGAAGGAAATTCCTCATTTATGCAGGAAATGACTACCAGGGGCCTGGAGGCCTGCTGGATTACATCGACAAAGAGATCATTCCAGATTTCCTGAGTGGAGAGTGCATG TGTGAGGTGCCGGAGGGGGGCCTGGTGCCCAAGTCCCTGTACAGGACCGCGGAGGAGCTGGAGAACGAAGACCTCAAGCTCTGGACCGAAACCATCTACCAGTCTGCCAGCGTCTTCAAAGGGGCCCCGCACGAG ATTCTCATTCAGATCGTGGACGCCTCATCGGTGATCACGTGGGATTTTGACGTGTGCAAAGGGGACATTGTCTTTAACATCTATCACTCCAAGCGGTCACCACAGCCACCCAAGAAGGACTCCCTGGGGGCGCACAGCATCACTTCCCCAGGAGGGAACAACGTACAGCTGATAGACAGAGTCTGGCAGCTGGGCCGGGACTACAGCATGGTGGAGTCGCCTCTGATCTGCAAAGAAGGGGAGAGCGTGCAG GGCTCCCACGTGACTCGGTGGCCGGGCTTCTAcatcctgcagtggaagttcCACAGCACGCCGGCCTGCGCCGCCACCAACCTGCCCCGTGTGGACGATGTGCTGGCCTCCCTGCAGGTTTCCTCCCACAAGTGCAAGGTGATGTACTACACCGAGGTGATCGGCTCCGAGGACTTCAG AGGCTCCATGACCAGCCTGGAGTCCAGCCACAGCGGGTTCTCGCAGCTCAGTGCCGCCACCACCTCGTCCAGCCAGTCCCACTCCAGCTCCATGATCTCCAGGTAG
- the SEC14L1 gene encoding SEC14-like protein 1 isoform X1 yields the protein MVQKYQSPVRVYKHPFELIMAAYERRFPTCPLIPMFVDSDTVNEFRSEDGAIHVIERRCKLDIDAPRLLKKIAGVDYVYFIQKNSLNSRERTLHIEAHNETFSNRVIINELCCYSVHPENEDWTCFEQSASLDIKSFFGFESTVEKIAMKQYTSNIKKGKEIIEYYLRQLEEEGITFVPRWTPPAAAPSLETSLSCKKPAASLTVVVPDPTLKEGLSGEPLSTPSGAAEPTAGTPDDKLDADYIKRYLGDLTPLQESCLIRLRQWLQETHKGKIPKDEHILRFLRARDFNIDKARETMCQSLTWRKQHQVDYILDTWHPPQVLQDYYAGGWHHHDKDGRPLYVLRLGQMDTKGLVRALGEEALLRYVLSINEEGLRRCEENTKVFGRPISSWTCLVDLEGLNMRHLWRPGVKALLRIIEVVEANYPETLGRLLILRAPRVFPVLWTLVSPFIDDNTRRKFLIYAGNDYQGPGGLLDYIDKEIIPDFLSGECMCEVPEGGLVPKSLYRTAEELENEDLKLWTETIYQSASVFKGAPHEADAANLSFQILIQIVDASSVITWDFDVCKGDIVFNIYHSKRSPQPPKKDSLGAHSITSPGGNNVQLIDRVWQLGRDYSMVESPLICKEGESVQGSHVTRWPGFYILQWKFHSTPACAATNLPRVDDVLASLQVSSHKCKVMYYTEVIGSEDFRGSMTSLESSHSGFSQLSAATTSSSQSHSSSMISR from the exons GCCTATGAAAGGAGGTTCCCTACGTGTCCTTTGATTCCAATGTTTGTGGACAGTGACACTGTGAATGAATTCAGGAGTGAAGATGGGGCTATTCACGTTATAGAAAGGCGCTGCAAACTGGATATAGATGCTCCTCGACTGCTGAAAAAG aTTGCAGGAGTTGATTACGTTTATTTTATCCAGAAAAACTCACTGAACTCTCGGGAACGTACTTTGCACATTGAGGCCCATAATGAAACGTTTTCTAACCGGGTCATCATTAACGAGCTCTGCTGCTACAGC GTTCACCCTGAAAATGAAGACTGGACCTGTTTTGAACAGTCAGCAAGTTTAGATATTAAATCTTTCTTTGGTTTTGAAAGTACAGTAGAAAAAATTGCAATGAAACAATATACCAGCAACATTAAAAAA GGCAAGGAAATCATCGAGTATTACCTTCGTCAGTTAGAGGAAGAAGGCATCACATTTGTGCCCCGCTGGACTCCACCTGCCGCCGCCCCCTCTTTGGAGACGTCCTTGTCCTGCAAGAAACCAGCAGCGTCACTGACTGTCGTCGTGCCTGACCCCACGCTCAAGGAAGGGCTGAGCGGCGAGCCCCTCAGCACCCCGAGTGGGGCAGCCGAGCCCACCGCAGGGACCCCGGACG ACAAACTAGATGCAGACTacatcaagagatacctgggcgACCTGACTCCACTGCAGGAGAGCTGCTTGATCCGGCTTCGCCAGTGGCTCCAGGAGACCCACAAGGGCAAG ATCCCGAAAGATGAGCATATTCTCCGGTTCTTACGCGCCCGGGACTTCAACATCGACAAGGCCAGAGAGACCATGTGTCAGTCTCTGACTTGGCGCAAGCAACACCAGGTGGACTACATCCTCGATACCTGGCACCCGCCCCAGGTCCTGCAGGACTACTACGCGGGCGGCTGGCACCATCACGACAAAG ACGGCCGGCCCCTCTACGTGCTCCGGCTGGGGCAGATGGACACCAAAGGCCTGGTGAGGGCTCTCGGCGAGGAGGCCCTGCTGAGATAC GTTCTTTCCATCAACGAAGAAGGCCTGCGACGGTGTGAAGAGAACACTAAGGTCTTCGGCCGGCCTATCAG CTCCTGGACCTGCCTGGTGGACCTGGAGGGGCTGAACATGCGGCACCTGTGGAGGCCGGGCGTGAAGGCGCTGCTGCGCATCATCGAGGTGGTGGAGGCCAACTACCCCGAGACACTGGGCCGCCTGCTGATCCTGCGCGCCCCCCGCGTGTTCCCCGTGCTCTGGACGCTG GTTAGTCCATTCATTGACGACAACACCAGAAGGAAATTCCTCATTTATGCAGGAAATGACTACCAGGGGCCTGGAGGCCTGCTGGATTACATCGACAAAGAGATCATTCCAGATTTCCTGAGTGGAGAGTGCATG TGTGAGGTGCCGGAGGGGGGCCTGGTGCCCAAGTCCCTGTACAGGACCGCGGAGGAGCTGGAGAACGAAGACCTCAAGCTCTGGACCGAAACCATCTACCAGTCTGCCAGCGTCTTCAAAGGGGCCCCGCACGAG GCTGATGCAGCCAACCTCTCCTTCCAGATTCTCATTCAGATCGTGGACGCCTCATCGGTGATCACGTGGGATTTTGACGTGTGCAAAGGGGACATTGTCTTTAACATCTATCACTCCAAGCGGTCACCACAGCCACCCAAGAAGGACTCCCTGGGGGCGCACAGCATCACTTCCCCAGGAGGGAACAACGTACAGCTGATAGACAGAGTCTGGCAGCTGGGCCGGGACTACAGCATGGTGGAGTCGCCTCTGATCTGCAAAGAAGGGGAGAGCGTGCAG GGCTCCCACGTGACTCGGTGGCCGGGCTTCTAcatcctgcagtggaagttcCACAGCACGCCGGCCTGCGCCGCCACCAACCTGCCCCGTGTGGACGATGTGCTGGCCTCCCTGCAGGTTTCCTCCCACAAGTGCAAGGTGATGTACTACACCGAGGTGATCGGCTCCGAGGACTTCAG AGGCTCCATGACCAGCCTGGAGTCCAGCCACAGCGGGTTCTCGCAGCTCAGTGCCGCCACCACCTCGTCCAGCCAGTCCCACTCCAGCTCCATGATCTCCAGGTAG